One window of Armatimonadota bacterium genomic DNA carries:
- a CDS encoding SpoIIE family protein phosphatase, with protein sequence MDAVDLSNLHILVVDDESGALEALADIFEDQHSRVTTAASAAEARIAFHSQQFDVALLDIRLPDARGTDLLREIRESSDSTRCIMVTASSEAEDAINALNEGASAYIQKPIDIDAMKRTIVEVVAKYRQSAEERRQLRDLDIIRSIGEAAMDLDLERMLNNVLRRAVDGTLADAGAILLYDEAPKTLKGEVQYKLSDEPISNYVVGLGEGIAGKVAAERRVMDVEDIAAANLGLPSYLHHAGVVSAIAAPIVSPKGLLGALVITWRTPRAFTVQDRNLMGVISQRLSLATANAKLYEREDASKQRAEYLARVSQELNSQIEDVQEVASRLTRLATERLGDGCTIFLASPDSSVLEVLECYHTVPEKQQLLERRLRERPVIIGEGNVGQAALTLQPVIASPEAILAAYPNRRYLETLGFASSIAVPIRVHGDLLGVMSCSITESDAIFDAEQEALAVEFAERAAVAIENAILLREAERKREELQALFTLTNDISSTLEESRVIESLLAGAAELVGVPACCVASYRPGQGAPVIEHELGMHGGSALEIATAAFEPWSQDMLGSVEPFFVKSLTDCGNDAMAETAGRLRFVSMLSVAIGVEAARERVLMVFTRASDESLEGKSQLLATLGGLAGVALTNALSYKRELAIAERVQQWILTTEFGEHMETGIEGVEIATDYHAALMEANVGGDFYDFFPVVEGLLGIVIGDVSGKGLDAALQTQAAKHTLRAYALDSGGGPPADVLKRTNDAICRMLPADVFITLFYATLDIRTKVLTWANAGHDSPLLCSPDSTVVQLDSSGRALGLMPEAAYTQSDTALKPGDVLLMYTDGLTEARRNGIFLETAGVAGILLRHNHMPPKEIVEHIYDEVREYTSGNLHDDIAMLAIKIVG encoded by the coding sequence ATGGACGCGGTTGACCTCAGCAATCTGCATATCCTCGTCGTGGATGACGAATCCGGCGCCCTCGAGGCACTCGCCGATATCTTCGAGGACCAGCACAGCCGCGTCACGACAGCCGCTTCCGCGGCCGAAGCCCGCATCGCCTTCCATTCCCAGCAGTTCGACGTCGCCCTTCTGGACATTCGCCTGCCCGATGCCCGCGGGACGGACCTGTTGCGCGAGATTCGAGAGTCCAGCGACTCCACCCGCTGCATCATGGTCACCGCATCTTCCGAGGCGGAAGATGCCATCAACGCGCTGAACGAGGGAGCCTCCGCATACATCCAGAAGCCCATCGACATCGACGCGATGAAGCGGACAATTGTGGAAGTTGTCGCCAAGTACCGCCAATCCGCGGAAGAACGCCGACAGCTGCGCGATCTCGATATCATCCGCAGCATCGGCGAAGCCGCGATGGACCTGGATCTCGAGCGGATGCTGAACAACGTACTCCGCCGTGCCGTCGATGGCACACTCGCGGACGCGGGGGCAATTCTGCTCTACGATGAAGCGCCGAAGACCCTCAAGGGCGAGGTGCAGTACAAACTCTCCGACGAACCCATTTCCAATTACGTGGTAGGGCTCGGGGAAGGCATTGCCGGCAAGGTGGCCGCCGAACGCCGTGTAATGGACGTGGAGGACATCGCGGCCGCCAACCTCGGCCTTCCCTCTTACCTGCACCACGCCGGCGTCGTGTCCGCCATCGCGGCGCCTATCGTTTCACCGAAAGGACTGCTGGGCGCCCTGGTCATTACCTGGCGTACGCCGCGCGCGTTCACCGTGCAGGACCGAAACCTGATGGGCGTCATCTCGCAGCGCCTCAGCCTGGCAACGGCGAACGCGAAGCTTTATGAGCGGGAAGATGCGTCCAAACAGCGCGCCGAATACCTGGCGCGCGTTAGCCAGGAACTCAACAGCCAGATTGAGGATGTGCAAGAGGTCGCAAGCCGTCTCACAAGGCTGGCGACCGAACGCCTCGGCGATGGCTGTACCATTTTCCTGGCCTCCCCCGACTCCAGCGTGCTGGAAGTGCTGGAGTGCTACCATACCGTTCCCGAAAAGCAGCAGTTACTGGAACGCCGCCTCCGGGAAAGGCCGGTCATCATCGGCGAGGGGAACGTCGGACAGGCTGCCCTGACCCTTCAGCCGGTGATCGCGTCGCCCGAGGCAATCCTCGCCGCATACCCCAACAGACGGTACCTGGAGACGTTGGGCTTCGCATCATCCATCGCCGTCCCAATCCGCGTTCACGGCGATCTGCTGGGCGTCATGTCGTGCTCCATTACGGAGTCCGACGCCATTTTCGACGCCGAGCAGGAGGCGCTGGCCGTCGAATTCGCGGAACGCGCGGCGGTCGCGATCGAAAACGCCATCCTCCTGCGCGAAGCCGAGCGTAAGCGTGAAGAGCTTCAGGCCCTATTCACCCTGACGAATGACATCTCGAGTACCCTTGAGGAATCCCGGGTGATTGAGTCTTTGCTGGCCGGCGCCGCCGAACTTGTGGGCGTCCCCGCTTGTTGCGTCGCCTCCTATAGACCGGGGCAAGGGGCGCCCGTCATCGAACATGAGTTGGGCATGCACGGAGGTTCGGCCCTCGAGATCGCCACGGCGGCGTTCGAACCCTGGTCGCAGGACATGCTGGGATCTGTTGAGCCGTTCTTTGTGAAGAGTCTGACAGACTGCGGTAATGACGCGATGGCCGAGACGGCGGGGCGCCTTCGGTTCGTCTCAATGCTTTCCGTGGCCATCGGCGTTGAGGCCGCGCGAGAGCGCGTTCTGATGGTGTTTACACGCGCGAGTGACGAGAGCCTCGAGGGCAAGAGCCAATTGCTGGCGACCCTGGGAGGTCTCGCGGGAGTCGCCCTCACCAACGCCCTTTCGTACAAGCGCGAACTCGCCATCGCGGAACGTGTTCAGCAATGGATTCTCACAACCGAGTTCGGCGAACACATGGAGACAGGCATTGAAGGCGTGGAGATCGCCACGGACTATCACGCTGCACTCATGGAGGCCAACGTCGGCGGCGACTTTTACGATTTCTTTCCCGTGGTTGAGGGCCTGCTCGGAATCGTCATCGGCGACGTGAGCGGTAAAGGCCTGGACGCGGCGCTTCAAACCCAGGCCGCCAAGCACACCCTGCGCGCCTACGCCCTGGACAGCGGCGGCGGGCCGCCGGCAGACGTTCTGAAGCGCACGAACGACGCCATCTGCCGCATGCTGCCCGCCGACGTCTTCATCACCCTGTTCTACGCCACTCTGGACATCCGAACCAAAGTCCTGACGTGGGCCAACGCCGGACACGATTCGCCGCTTCTGTGCAGCCCCGATTCCACGGTCGTTCAACTCGATTCGTCCGGCCGGGCCCTCGGCCTGATGCCCGAGGCGGCGTATACGCAATCCGACACCGCTCTCAAACCAGGCGACGTGCTGCTGATGTACACGGACGGCCTCACCGAAGCGCGCCGCAACGGCATTTTCCTGGAGACCGCCGGCGTCGCCGGGATACTGCTGCGCCACAACCATATGCCGCCGAAGGAGATCGTAGAGCATATCTACGACGAGGTCCGCGAATACACGTCCGGAAACCTGCACGATGACATCGCGATGCTTGCCATCAAGATCGTGGGGTAA